In Halorientalis sp. LT38, a genomic segment contains:
- a CDS encoding ABC transporter substrate-binding protein, with protein sequence MSSHRRRDVLKGAGVVGVGAMTSLAGCSGNQGNGGGGGDTISVGHLAALSGPFATIGEPSRDGADLAAKQINESDSDIEIEMTHADTQSSPETGVTRARELVQQEDIDVLMGFGSSSVAKAVSEFANTQDTLMVATIAQTPDITTGDCNRVTFRTASNLDQLTTALAQTTNELSDGTTVAGILPDYTFGKQTWEVYRSAMEDSGAEIVNETFPAFGKGDYQNEIQETLNAEPDIVYTSMWAGDLITFIQQADGFDFFEQIPDFVAGSGAITDVSISMGADMKEMISVDRYFFQYPDTQLNKDFVQAWRDEYDELPVNVGQETYAGVYGVLEAANESGGTSTDDLVSGLEGLEWDAPEGTKKMRAADHQVIDDSIWTGRVGPVDDLDFYGFTEMVPVDGQSVTPEPNCDL encoded by the coding sequence ATGTCATCCCATAGACGCAGAGACGTGCTGAAGGGCGCCGGCGTTGTCGGTGTTGGAGCGATGACCAGTCTGGCAGGGTGTAGCGGGAATCAGGGCAACGGCGGCGGCGGTGGCGACACGATCAGCGTCGGGCACCTCGCCGCGCTGTCCGGACCGTTCGCGACGATCGGTGAGCCGTCACGGGACGGGGCCGACCTCGCGGCGAAGCAGATCAACGAGTCCGACAGCGACATCGAGATCGAGATGACCCACGCCGACACGCAGAGTTCACCGGAGACGGGCGTCACGCGGGCCCGGGAACTCGTCCAGCAGGAGGACATCGACGTCCTGATGGGCTTCGGGAGCAGTTCGGTGGCCAAGGCCGTCTCCGAGTTCGCCAACACGCAGGACACCCTCATGGTGGCGACCATCGCGCAGACGCCGGACATCACCACGGGCGACTGCAACCGGGTCACCTTCCGGACGGCGTCGAACCTGGACCAGCTGACGACCGCGCTGGCCCAGACGACGAACGAGTTGTCCGACGGGACGACCGTGGCCGGCATCCTGCCGGACTACACGTTCGGCAAGCAGACCTGGGAGGTCTACCGGTCGGCGATGGAGGATTCGGGCGCCGAGATCGTCAACGAGACGTTCCCGGCCTTCGGGAAGGGCGACTACCAGAACGAGATCCAGGAGACGCTCAACGCAGAGCCGGACATCGTCTACACGTCGATGTGGGCCGGCGACCTGATCACGTTCATCCAGCAGGCCGACGGGTTCGACTTCTTCGAACAGATCCCCGACTTCGTCGCGGGCAGCGGGGCCATCACTGACGTCTCGATCAGCATGGGCGCGGACATGAAGGAGATGATCTCCGTCGACCGGTACTTCTTCCAGTATCCCGACACCCAACTGAACAAAGACTTCGTGCAGGCCTGGCGCGACGAGTACGACGAGCTCCCGGTCAACGTCGGCCAGGAGACCTACGCCGGCGTCTACGGCGTCCTCGAGGCCGCGAACGAAAGCGGCGGGACGAGCACCGACGACCTCGTCAGCGGGCTGGAGGGACTCGAGTGGGACGCCCCCGAGGGGACCAAGAAGATGCGCGCCGCCGATCACCAGGTCATCGACGACAGCATCTGGACGGGCCGCGTCGGTCCGGTCGACGATCTGGACTTCTACGGCTTCACCGAGATGGTTCCCGTCGACGGCCAGAGCGTTACGCCCGAACCGAACTGCGACCTCTGA
- a CDS encoding enoyl-CoA hydratase/isomerase family protein, whose product MYEDVRYETDEGTATITIDRPDVLNAFREQTILELNAAIRDAREDDGVYAIVLTGAEGSFCAGADTTDMPAWDEQAKEDYAGYLWGVQNVVRQLRASSKPSIAAVDGPAVGAGCDFGLACDMRVVGPDAFFREGFVRVGLIPGDGGAWLLPRLIGESAAKQYLLTGRDIEPEDAVDLGLAVEEAEDPLEAAHDLADELLGLPATAVQRTNDLVDSEQGFEDYCERAIEYQWDCVNDPEHHEAVAAFNEKREPSYDRDYS is encoded by the coding sequence ATGTACGAGGACGTACGCTACGAGACCGACGAGGGCACCGCGACCATCACCATCGACCGCCCGGACGTGCTCAACGCCTTCCGGGAGCAGACGATCCTGGAGCTCAACGCCGCGATCCGGGACGCTCGCGAGGACGACGGCGTCTACGCCATCGTCCTGACCGGGGCCGAGGGGAGCTTCTGCGCCGGCGCCGATACGACGGACATGCCCGCCTGGGACGAACAGGCCAAAGAGGACTACGCCGGCTACCTCTGGGGCGTCCAGAACGTCGTCCGACAGCTCCGCGCGTCGTCGAAACCCTCCATCGCCGCCGTCGACGGCCCCGCGGTCGGCGCCGGCTGTGACTTCGGGCTGGCCTGCGACATGCGCGTCGTCGGCCCGGACGCCTTCTTCCGCGAGGGGTTCGTCCGCGTCGGCCTGATCCCCGGCGACGGCGGCGCGTGGCTGCTCCCCCGCCTGATCGGCGAGAGCGCCGCCAAGCAGTACCTCCTGACCGGCCGCGACATCGAACCCGAGGACGCCGTCGACCTCGGCCTCGCCGTCGAGGAGGCCGAGGACCCCCTCGAGGCCGCCCACGACCTGGCCGACGAACTCCTGGGCCTGCCCGCGACCGCCGTCCAGCGGACGAACGACCTGGTCGACTCCGAGCAGGGCTTCGAGGACTACTGCGAGCGAGCCATCGAGTACCAGTGGGACTGCGTCAACGACCCCGAACACCACGAGGCCGTCGCCGCCTTCAACGAGAAACGCGAGCCGTCATACGATCGGGACTACAGCTAG
- a CDS encoding ABC transporter ATP-binding protein: MSILTVDDIHTYYGQSHVLHGVSLDVAEGESVALLGRNGAGKTTTLRSIIGMTPPREGRIEFKGERVDGMEPYQIARRGIGLVPEERRVFPELSVDDNIEVVMAKGGEWDRERVYDVFPALREHRTQLAGQLSGGQQQMLTIARALVTDPDLLLLDEPSEGLAPNIVADLKSLLEDVLDTGITVLLTEQNTEFAFDLAERAYILSKGEVTWEGDVETLQESEDVISKYLSVAAVGVDD, encoded by the coding sequence ATGAGCATCCTCACTGTCGACGACATCCACACGTACTACGGGCAGAGCCACGTGCTCCACGGCGTCTCGCTCGACGTCGCGGAGGGCGAGAGCGTCGCCCTGCTCGGCCGGAACGGCGCCGGCAAGACCACCACGCTGCGGAGCATCATCGGGATGACCCCGCCCCGCGAGGGGCGCATCGAGTTCAAGGGCGAACGGGTCGACGGCATGGAGCCGTACCAGATCGCCCGCCGCGGCATCGGGCTGGTGCCCGAGGAGCGCCGCGTGTTTCCCGAACTCTCCGTCGACGACAACATCGAGGTCGTGATGGCCAAAGGGGGCGAGTGGGACCGCGAGCGCGTCTACGACGTGTTCCCGGCGCTACGGGAGCACCGAACGCAACTCGCCGGCCAGCTCAGCGGTGGCCAGCAGCAGATGCTCACCATCGCCCGCGCACTGGTGACCGACCCCGATCTCCTCCTGCTGGACGAACCCAGCGAGGGGCTGGCGCCGAACATCGTCGCCGACCTGAAGTCGCTGCTCGAGGACGTGCTCGACACCGGGATCACGGTGCTGTTGACCGAACAGAACACGGAGTTCGCCTTCGACCTGGCCGAGCGAGCCTACATCCTCAGCAAGGGCGAGGTCACGTGGGAAGGCGACGTCGAGACGCTGCAGGAGAGCGAGGACGTCATCAGCAAGTACCTCTCGGTCGCGGCCGTCGGCGTCGACGACTAG
- a CDS encoding branched-chain amino acid ABC transporter permease: MAIISGIANGMLLFLAAVGLTLIFGVLDVLNFAHGSLYMLGAYFTYFLVSANGVLAGIPGAFWLALLIAPMLVALVGVVMERFVIRPVYDQDHEFQLLLTFGLVLIIDNGARILWGTNFRSVNPPELLRFQIELFGSGYPFYNIFLIIVGAIAALVMWLVFERTRVGKIVRASSQDRGIANALGVNVPLVFTGTFLVGSLLAGLGGALAAPYQSIQPTLGESIIIESFIIVVIGGLGSFSGAFVGALLIGVVNSLAFLYLPSLQPIIPFVLVAIVLLTRPAGLFGKEVAA, from the coding sequence TTGGCAATCATCAGCGGCATCGCCAACGGGATGTTGCTGTTTCTGGCGGCCGTCGGCCTGACGCTCATCTTCGGCGTCCTCGACGTGTTGAACTTCGCGCACGGGTCGCTGTACATGCTCGGGGCGTACTTCACGTACTTCCTGGTGAGTGCGAACGGCGTCCTCGCCGGGATTCCCGGCGCCTTCTGGCTCGCCCTGCTCATCGCACCGATGCTGGTCGCGCTGGTCGGCGTCGTGATGGAGCGGTTCGTCATCCGGCCGGTGTACGACCAGGACCACGAGTTCCAGTTGCTGCTCACCTTCGGGCTCGTTCTGATCATCGACAACGGGGCGCGCATCCTCTGGGGCACGAACTTCCGCTCCGTGAACCCCCCGGAACTGCTGCGCTTCCAGATCGAACTGTTCGGCAGCGGCTACCCGTTCTACAACATCTTCCTCATCATCGTGGGCGCGATCGCGGCGCTCGTGATGTGGCTGGTGTTCGAGCGCACCCGCGTCGGGAAGATCGTCCGCGCGTCCTCGCAGGACCGCGGGATCGCGAACGCGCTGGGCGTGAACGTGCCCCTCGTGTTCACCGGCACCTTCCTCGTCGGGAGCCTGCTCGCAGGCCTCGGCGGCGCGCTCGCGGCGCCGTACCAGTCGATCCAGCCGACCCTCGGTGAGAGCATCATCATCGAGTCGTTCATCATCGTCGTGATCGGCGGCCTGGGCTCCTTTAGCGGGGCGTTCGTCGGGGCGCTACTGATCGGCGTCGTCAACTCGCTGGCCTTCCTCTATCTCCCCTCGCTGCAGCCGATCATCCCGTTCGTCCTCGTCGCGATCGTCCTGCTGACGAGGCCCGCGGGCCTGTTCGGGAAGGAGGTGGCCGCATGA
- a CDS encoding class I adenylate-forming enzyme family protein produces the protein MKQGYDTSTISWTDGIVHHDPDAFGLEREADGALAYPDRPANVPALFDAALDRAPDREAFVYPEYDRTDTYREFDDRVDRLAAGLAADGVGEGDIVSALLSNRPAFVETFFACARLGATVAPINTRVSSRELSPLLADADPAVLITERELAENVDDADYDPDPSSYYVVDAPADGPGQSYESLFETGADPPRADPDEGETCTIMYTSGTTGQPKGCLVSHRNLVNGAINYHVSFDTSEGLRTLVLVPLFHGAGLVSNVLHTLAATGTTVVLDGAGPETFLSTVETQDIEFTLTVPTTYVLAMKRTEPGEYDLSSLQTAAYGGAPMPEENVRRLRDFFPEAALCDAYGTTETTAGLVTMCPDEYSDDYASTIGLPAPPIELAVVDDEREPLGPDEVGELAIRGPIVVDGYRNRPEATAEAFADGWHYTGDLATIDPDGFVSLKGRSRDKIVRGGENIYVLDVEEVLTGHEKVLECSVTGFPDEVLGERVLAAVVPKPGERLTEEELVEHARTRLADYKIPEVFRIVDDLPKNPGGKVLKKELVPEPLRHGIQAGE, from the coding sequence ATGAAACAGGGATACGACACCAGCACCATCAGCTGGACCGACGGCATCGTCCACCACGACCCCGACGCCTTCGGCCTCGAACGCGAGGCCGACGGGGCCCTCGCCTACCCCGACCGGCCGGCGAACGTCCCGGCGCTGTTCGACGCGGCGCTCGACCGCGCCCCCGACCGCGAGGCGTTCGTCTACCCGGAGTACGACCGCACCGACACCTACCGCGAGTTCGACGACCGCGTCGACCGACTCGCCGCCGGCCTCGCCGCCGACGGCGTCGGCGAGGGGGACATCGTGAGCGCGCTGCTGAGCAATCGCCCCGCGTTCGTCGAGACGTTCTTCGCCTGCGCCCGCCTCGGCGCGACGGTCGCGCCGATCAACACCCGCGTCTCCTCGCGGGAGCTCTCGCCGCTGCTCGCGGACGCGGACCCGGCGGTCCTGATCACCGAGCGCGAGCTGGCCGAGAACGTCGACGACGCCGACTACGACCCCGATCCGTCGTCGTACTACGTCGTCGACGCGCCGGCCGACGGCCCCGGCCAGTCCTACGAGTCGCTGTTCGAGACGGGCGCCGACCCGCCGCGGGCCGACCCCGACGAGGGCGAGACCTGCACGATCATGTACACGTCCGGGACGACCGGCCAGCCCAAGGGGTGTCTCGTCTCCCACCGGAACCTCGTCAACGGGGCGATCAACTACCACGTCTCCTTCGACACCAGCGAGGGCCTGCGGACGCTCGTGCTGGTCCCCCTGTTCCACGGGGCCGGACTCGTCTCGAACGTGTTGCACACCCTCGCGGCCACCGGGACCACCGTCGTCCTCGACGGCGCGGGCCCGGAGACCTTCCTGTCGACCGTCGAGACCCAGGACATCGAGTTCACGCTCACAGTGCCGACGACCTATGTTCTCGCGATGAAGCGGACCGAACCCGGCGAGTACGACCTCTCCTCGCTGCAGACCGCCGCCTACGGCGGCGCGCCGATGCCCGAGGAGAACGTCCGCCGGCTCCGCGACTTTTTCCCCGAGGCCGCCCTCTGTGACGCCTACGGGACGACCGAGACCACCGCCGGCCTCGTCACCATGTGCCCCGACGAGTACTCCGACGACTACGCCTCGACGATCGGCCTCCCGGCGCCGCCGATAGAACTCGCCGTCGTCGACGACGAGCGCGAACCGCTGGGCCCCGACGAGGTGGGCGAACTGGCCATCCGCGGCCCCATCGTCGTCGACGGCTACCGCAACCGCCCCGAGGCGACCGCCGAGGCCTTCGCCGACGGCTGGCACTACACGGGCGACCTCGCGACGATCGACCCCGACGGGTTCGTCTCCCTCAAGGGCAGAAGTAGAGACAAGATCGTCCGCGGCGGCGAGAACATCTACGTCCTCGACGTCGAGGAGGTGCTGACGGGCCACGAGAAAGTCCTCGAGTGCTCCGTGACGGGCTTCCCCGACGAAGTGCTGGGCGAGCGGGTGCTGGCCGCGGTCGTCCCGAAGCCGGGCGAACGCCTCACCGAGGAGGAACTGGTCGAGCACGCCCGGACGCGCCTCGCCGACTACAAGATCCCGGAGGTGTTCCGGATCGTCGACGACCTGCCGAAGAATCCCGGCGGCAAAGTGCTCAAAAAGGAACTGGTTCCCGAGCCGCTGCGGCACGGGATCCAGGCCGGCGAGTAG
- a CDS encoding acyl-CoA dehydrogenase family protein yields MLSLSAEQEMLVSSLADLAEAEFAADAFSWHEAPWPNVELLADRGFLGINIAEEYGGGGMGELDAMLSIEAVGRVCPDTAEFLYNQQMVAPRAIEMFGTDEAKEQYLPPVTAGEDAICIAISEPESGSDVGSMRTEVTEDDGDLILNGEKIWVSHVKAASAALVWTQFPEGLGSVLVEFDWDGVEIEQHYTNMAGHEQTHFRMEDVTVPEANVVTRGKEGFKQQLKALNWERLGSATVANAWSRCALDKALDYAQQREQFDQPIGDFQGIEWKLADMAKQLESARALTYRAAVNAEQQGRIPDRLDASLAKLLASETVEEVTSESLQIFGANGYQQGHPLENLYRRARGRRLAAGTDEIQKNQIAAELKKNGIPDLV; encoded by the coding sequence ATGCTCTCGCTCTCTGCGGAACAGGAGATGCTGGTGTCGTCGCTCGCCGATCTGGCCGAGGCCGAGTTCGCCGCGGACGCGTTCTCGTGGCACGAAGCGCCCTGGCCCAACGTCGAACTGCTCGCCGATCGCGGCTTCCTCGGGATCAACATCGCCGAGGAGTACGGCGGCGGCGGGATGGGCGAACTCGACGCCATGCTCAGCATCGAGGCGGTCGGTCGGGTCTGCCCCGACACCGCCGAGTTCCTCTACAACCAGCAGATGGTCGCGCCCCGCGCCATCGAGATGTTCGGAACCGACGAGGCCAAAGAGCAGTACCTTCCCCCTGTGACTGCCGGCGAGGACGCCATCTGTATCGCCATCTCCGAGCCCGAATCCGGGTCGGACGTCGGGTCGATGCGCACCGAGGTCACCGAAGACGACGGCGATCTGATCCTCAACGGCGAGAAGATCTGGGTCAGCCACGTCAAGGCCGCGAGCGCCGCGCTCGTCTGGACGCAGTTCCCCGAGGGCCTGGGCTCGGTCCTCGTCGAGTTCGACTGGGACGGCGTCGAGATCGAACAGCACTACACGAACATGGCCGGTCACGAGCAGACCCACTTCCGGATGGAGGACGTGACCGTCCCCGAGGCGAACGTCGTCACCCGTGGGAAGGAAGGGTTCAAACAGCAGTTGAAGGCGCTCAACTGGGAACGACTCGGGAGCGCGACGGTCGCGAACGCCTGGAGCCGGTGTGCGCTGGACAAGGCCCTCGATTACGCCCAGCAGCGCGAGCAGTTCGACCAGCCCATCGGGGACTTCCAGGGGATCGAGTGGAAACTCGCCGACATGGCAAAGCAACTGGAGTCCGCGCGGGCGCTGACCTACCGGGCGGCCGTCAACGCCGAACAGCAGGGTCGCATCCCCGACCGGCTGGACGCCTCGCTCGCCAAACTCCTCGCCTCCGAGACCGTCGAGGAGGTCACCAGCGAGTCGCTCCAGATCTTCGGCGCGAACGGCTACCAGCAGGGCCACCCGCTGGAGAACCTCTACCGCCGCGCCCGTGGCCGCCGACTGGCCGCTGGCACCGACGAGATCCAGAAGAACCAGATCGCCGCGGAACTCAAGAAGAACGGGATTCCGGACCTGGTCTGA
- a CDS encoding TIGR03619 family F420-dependent LLM class oxidoreductase gives MSSEIDFGVMLSTFGDHATPEAFRRVATTAEDAGFDSVWAGDHISFPAEIPDEYPFSPSGESPFHVTQDTYDVFGVLSHLAGVTDSVDLGTNTCIVPYRHPVVLARNALTVEALSDGRFDFGVAPGWMETEFEVLDVPFEERGSRTDEFLEIFTRACEEGQLSFDGPHHSFQETGFYPTPEDDGPTIWLGGKSGASFRRTAQFGDGWTIFWDRPDDIAKGRERLMNAWTDFEREGEPEVAVIRATEVGQDTERDSEKPLVGEPAEIAADVEEYVDAGTTRIVIDFYTTDIDEQVEQVERFADGVVDAF, from the coding sequence ATGAGCTCTGAGATCGACTTCGGCGTCATGCTGTCGACGTTCGGGGATCACGCCACCCCGGAGGCGTTCCGCCGGGTCGCCACGACCGCCGAGGACGCCGGCTTCGACTCCGTGTGGGCGGGCGACCACATCTCGTTCCCGGCGGAGATCCCCGACGAGTACCCCTTCTCGCCCAGCGGCGAGTCGCCCTTCCACGTCACGCAGGACACCTACGACGTCTTCGGCGTCCTCTCGCACCTGGCGGGGGTCACCGACTCCGTCGACCTGGGGACCAACACCTGCATCGTCCCCTACCGCCACCCGGTCGTCCTGGCTCGCAACGCCCTGACCGTCGAGGCGCTGTCCGACGGCCGCTTCGACTTCGGCGTCGCACCGGGCTGGATGGAGACGGAGTTCGAGGTGCTCGACGTCCCCTTCGAGGAGCGAGGCAGCCGGACCGACGAGTTCCTCGAGATCTTCACCCGCGCCTGTGAGGAGGGGCAACTCTCCTTCGACGGCCCCCACCACTCCTTCCAGGAGACCGGCTTCTACCCGACGCCCGAGGACGACGGGCCGACCATCTGGCTGGGCGGGAAATCGGGCGCGTCCTTCCGGCGGACGGCCCAGTTCGGCGACGGCTGGACCATCTTCTGGGACCGACCCGACGACATCGCCAAAGGGAGAGAACGGCTCATGAACGCCTGGACCGACTTCGAGCGCGAGGGCGAGCCCGAAGTGGCGGTCATCCGAGCCACCGAAGTCGGCCAGGACACAGAGCGCGACTCGGAGAAACCGCTGGTGGGCGAGCCAGCGGAGATCGCCGCCGACGTCGAGGAGTACGTCGACGCCGGAACCACCCGGATCGTGATCGACTTCTACACGACCGACATCGACGAACAGGTCGAACAGGTCGAGCGGTTCGCCGACGGCGTCGTCGACGCCTTCTGA
- a CDS encoding ABC transporter ATP-binding protein, with translation MSEPLLELDGLTKRFGELTAVDDVTRSVDADDLTALIGPNGAGKTTMYNLMTGTLSPTSGTVRFMGEDVTGLEPHERVQRGLGRSYQVTNVFEGLSVRRNIRAPIIARSNQRWNLLGSTTEEIESETDRVLDLVGLGDIENAECAALSYGDKRRVEIGVALATDPNLILLDEPTAGMNPTETEKMVELIEELNEETNRSFFMTEHDIDIIFSIATRILVLDRGAIIADGTPEDIRQNERVQSAYLGGEA, from the coding sequence ATGAGTGAGCCACTGCTCGAACTCGACGGTCTGACGAAACGCTTCGGTGAACTGACCGCGGTCGACGACGTGACCCGGTCGGTCGACGCCGACGACCTGACGGCCCTGATCGGGCCGAACGGCGCCGGCAAGACCACCATGTACAACCTCATGACCGGGACCCTCTCGCCGACGAGCGGCACGGTCCGGTTCATGGGCGAGGACGTGACCGGCCTCGAACCGCACGAGCGCGTCCAGCGCGGCCTGGGCCGCTCCTACCAGGTGACGAACGTCTTCGAGGGGCTGAGCGTCCGTCGCAACATCCGCGCGCCGATCATCGCGCGGTCGAACCAGCGCTGGAACCTGCTCGGGTCCACCACCGAGGAGATCGAGTCCGAGACCGACCGGGTGCTCGACCTGGTCGGCCTGGGCGACATCGAGAACGCAGAGTGCGCGGCGCTGTCCTATGGGGACAAGCGCCGCGTCGAGATCGGCGTCGCGCTGGCGACCGATCCCAACCTCATCCTGCTCGACGAGCCGACGGCGGGGATGAACCCCACCGAGACCGAGAAGATGGTCGAGCTGATCGAGGAGCTCAACGAGGAGACGAACCGATCCTTCTTCATGACCGAACACGACATCGACATCATCTTCTCGATCGCGACGCGGATCCTCGTCCTCGACCGCGGCGCGATCATCGCTGACGGCACCCCGGAGGACATCCGGCAGAACGAGCGCGTGCAGAGCGCCTACCTCGGAGGTGAAGCATGA
- a CDS encoding branched-chain amino acid ABC transporter permease, with amino-acid sequence MNALDRLTDSRTASIGLVAGLVMLVLPFTGLLSEFYLGLVISAMVLALFAMSFNLLFGYTGMLSFGHAAYFGTGAYVLALALDGELGFIPGVFESFVPALVLAVLASGVVALVIGFLCVQRGDIYFAILTLALSMMLYETVFTWNDVTGGSDGLTVLVAPIELAGFSVNLVDTGTFYFLTLALLAGSIVLLWRLVNSPYGELLLSIRENPERATMIGIPVKRYQLSSFVIAGLFAGLAGTLFAVRTFIVTPHTLHWSMSAEPVMMTLLGGPSAFVGPIIGAVMFVGLEQALSNITEHWQFGLGLLIVPIVLFFPNGLVGILRGDSGGTVSVRESIAGLLGRESPTTEEDAHE; translated from the coding sequence ATGAACGCACTCGACCGCCTCACCGACTCGCGCACCGCCTCGATCGGCCTGGTCGCCGGGCTGGTCATGCTCGTGCTTCCCTTCACCGGGCTCCTCTCCGAGTTCTACCTCGGCCTCGTCATCTCGGCGATGGTCCTGGCGCTGTTCGCGATGAGCTTCAACCTGCTCTTTGGCTACACCGGGATGCTGTCCTTCGGTCACGCCGCGTACTTCGGGACTGGTGCATACGTGCTCGCGCTGGCGCTCGACGGCGAACTGGGCTTCATACCGGGCGTCTTCGAGTCGTTCGTGCCGGCGCTGGTGCTCGCCGTCCTCGCGTCGGGCGTCGTGGCACTCGTGATCGGGTTCCTCTGCGTCCAGCGGGGCGACATCTACTTCGCCATCCTGACGCTGGCGCTGAGTATGATGCTCTACGAGACGGTGTTCACCTGGAACGACGTCACCGGCGGCTCCGACGGACTCACGGTCCTGGTCGCACCGATCGAACTCGCCGGGTTCTCCGTCAACCTGGTCGACACCGGGACGTTCTACTTCCTGACGCTGGCCCTGCTGGCCGGCTCCATCGTCCTGCTCTGGCGGCTGGTCAACTCGCCGTACGGCGAGTTGCTCCTCTCGATCCGCGAGAACCCCGAACGCGCGACGATGATCGGTATTCCGGTCAAGCGCTACCAGCTGTCGTCCTTCGTCATCGCGGGGCTCTTCGCCGGCCTCGCGGGAACCCTGTTCGCCGTGCGGACGTTCATCGTGACGCCACACACCCTGCACTGGTCGATGAGCGCCGAACCGGTGATGATGACGCTGCTGGGCGGCCCCAGCGCGTTCGTCGGCCCGATCATCGGCGCGGTGATGTTCGTCGGCCTCGAACAGGCGCTCTCGAACATCACCGAACACTGGCAGTTCGGGCTCGGACTGCTGATCGTCCCCATCGTCCTCTTCTTCCCCAACGGCCTCGTCGGGATCCTGCGGGGCGACAGCGGTGGGACCGTCAGCGTCCGTGAGTCCATCGCCGGACTGCTGGGGCGGGAGTCCCCGACCACGGAGGAGGATGCCCATGAGTGA
- a CDS encoding acyl-CoA dehydrogenase family protein translates to MTVNLSDEERTLRDRTRAFGEEHVKPVAMDHVESGEWPWEVYRKAADEGLIGLPFEEEYGGQDASLVEQCLVAQEFCRADSSVGIALHGSMTGCHAMSALGTHEQKERWLEPVTRGEMTTAIGLTEPDSGSALAETTTTAEKDGDEYVINGQKDWIANGVSGDWVATLCRTDPNPEKPHRGLSLIVVPTDADGYEAEEREKLGLDAAEHARMTYDDVRVPQENLLGEEEGKGFYHALDWLEHGRVDIAAAHLGMAEGAFDRALARAKDREQGGQRIGDYQGMRWKLADMRKQIEVANSQVYRAARAIDESEAGGEVEESLIEQASIAKLYATEIACDVAEEAVQIFGGAGYGTDEVVEHFYRDVKAGTIYEGTSEIQRNTIGKVLFDEL, encoded by the coding sequence ATGACGGTCAATCTGTCCGACGAGGAGCGCACACTCCGCGACCGCACGCGGGCGTTCGGGGAGGAGCACGTGAAGCCGGTCGCGATGGACCACGTCGAGTCCGGCGAGTGGCCCTGGGAGGTCTACCGGAAGGCCGCCGACGAGGGACTCATCGGCCTGCCCTTCGAGGAGGAGTACGGCGGCCAGGACGCCTCGCTCGTCGAGCAGTGTCTCGTGGCACAGGAGTTCTGCCGCGCGGACTCCTCGGTCGGCATCGCCCTCCACGGCTCGATGACGGGCTGTCACGCCATGTCCGCGCTGGGCACCCACGAGCAGAAAGAACGCTGGCTCGAACCGGTCACCCGCGGCGAGATGACGACGGCCATCGGTCTGACCGAACCCGACTCCGGGTCGGCGCTGGCCGAGACGACGACGACGGCCGAGAAAGACGGCGACGAGTACGTCATCAACGGCCAGAAAGACTGGATCGCAAACGGCGTCAGCGGTGACTGGGTCGCGACGCTCTGTCGCACCGACCCGAACCCGGAGAAACCCCACCGCGGGCTGAGCCTGATCGTCGTCCCGACGGACGCCGACGGCTACGAGGCCGAAGAGCGGGAGAAGCTCGGACTGGACGCCGCCGAACACGCCCGCATGACCTACGACGACGTGCGCGTCCCCCAGGAGAACCTGCTCGGCGAGGAGGAGGGCAAGGGGTTCTACCACGCGCTCGACTGGCTCGAACACGGCCGGGTCGACATCGCCGCCGCCCACCTCGGGATGGCCGAGGGGGCCTTCGACCGCGCGCTGGCCAGGGCCAAGGACCGCGAACAGGGCGGGCAGCGCATCGGCGACTACCAGGGGATGCGCTGGAAACTGGCGGACATGCGAAAGCAGATCGAGGTGGCCAACTCGCAGGTCTACCGCGCGGCGCGGGCCATCGACGAGTCCGAGGCCGGCGGCGAGGTCGAGGAGAGCCTGATCGAGCAGGCCAGCATCGCCAAGCTCTACGCCACGGAGATCGCCTGCGACGTCGCCGAGGAGGCCGTCCAGATCTTCGGCGGGGCCGGCTACGGCACCGACGAGGTGGTCGAACACTTCTACCGCGACGTGAAGGCCGGCACCATCTACGAGGGTACGAGCGAGATCCAGCGCAACACGATCGGGAAGGTGCTCTTCGATGAGCTCTGA